In a single window of the Pseudopipra pipra isolate bDixPip1 chromosome Z, bDixPip1.hap1, whole genome shotgun sequence genome:
- the RIC1 gene encoding guanine nucleotide exchange factor subunit RIC1 isoform X5, whose protein sequence is MYFLSGWPKRLLCPLETLERPLHIQTDPQRAFFAVLSPSQLSIWYCRPSVLIVSYKELSKAASQFGSYKQAEWRPDSTMIAVSTANGYVLFFDIPSARDKYLYEPMYPKGSPHLKGTPHYKEEQCAPSLNLEMKKVLDLQASITSLQSMLEDLLVATADGFLHLVHWDGMTNGRKAINLCTVPFSVDLQSSRAGSFLGFEDVYIRDMEYCATLDGFAVVFNDGRVGFITPMSSRFTAEQLHGVWAQDVVDGTCVAVNNKYRLMAFGCANGSVQVYTIDTTTGAMQLSHKLELTPKQYPDIWNKTGPVKLIRWSPDSCVVMVTWECGGLSLWSVFGAQLICTLGGDFAYQSDGAKKDPLKISSMTWGSEGYHLWVIDGNSSSNMKPERDANNKAQQFGILQFQFIKSALTVNPCMSNQEQVLLQGEDRLYLNCGDATQAQSPRNTSAHSEHNHSRERGPFSDGSLDSQGLSTLLGHRHWHVVQIHSTYLESNWPIRFSAIDKLGQNVAVVGKFGFAHYSLLTKKWKLFGNITQEQNMMVTGGLAWWNDFIVLACYNLNDHQEELRIYLRTSNLDNAFAHITKVQADTLLLSVFRDIVILFRADCSICLYSIERRSEGLNPTASIQVLQEVSMSRYIPHPFLVVSVTLTSVRTETGITLKMPQQACEAESIMLNLAGQLIMLQRDRSGPQIRDKDNNPNQRKHLPFCAPVVLAQSVENVWTTCRINKQKRHLLEALWLSCGGAGMKVWLPLFPRDHRKPHSFLSRRIMLPFHINIYPLAVLFEDALVLGAVNDTVLYDCLYTQTSAREHLEVLFPFSIVERTSQIYLHHILRQLLVRNLGEQALLLAHSCATLPYFPHVLELMLHEVLEEEATSREPIPDPLLPTVAKFITEFPLFLQTVVHCARKTEYALWNYLFAAVGNPKDLFEECLMAQDLDTAASYLIILQNMEVPAVSRQHATLLFNTALEQGKWDLCRHMIRFLKAIGSGETETPPATPTTQEPSSSSGFEFFRHRSISLSQSAENLHSKFNLTKTLSMPSGPSGKRWSKDSDCAENMYIDMMLWRHARRLLEEIKLKDLGCFAAQLGFELIGWLCKERARAAHVEDFVLALKKLHKDFLWPFPVIPASSINSPFKNGKYKTAIGEQLLKSQSADTFVNMEMDTGVSNTPRSRSWLGTVSCSQREIDTVSSHGPHMQDAFLSPLLSKVSFFPYVSECF, encoded by the exons AGGAAGCCCACATCTGAAGGGAACACCACATTATAAGGAAGAACAGTGTGCTCCTTCATTAAATCTAGAAATGAAGAAAGTGCTGGACTTGCAAGCCTCTATCACAAG tttgCAGTCCATGTTAGAAGACCTACTTGTTGCTACTGCTGATGGATTTCTCCATCTTGTTCACTGGGATGGTATGACCAATGGAAGGAAGGCCATCAACCTATGTACTGTTCCATTTTCTGTGGATCTACAGTCTTCTCGAG CAGGTTCATTTTTGGGCTTTGAAGATGTTTACATCAGAGATATGGAATACTGTGCCACACTTGATggctttgctgttgtttttaatgATGGCAGAGTTGGTTTCATTACACCAATGTCAAGTAGATTCACTGCTGAG CAGCTCCATGGTGTTTGGGCACAAGATGTGGTTGATGGAACTTGTGTTGCAGTGAATAACAAATACAGGCTAATGGCATTTGGATGTGCTAA TGGCTCTGTGCAGGTTTATACGATAGATACCACCACTGGCGCCATGCAGCTTTCTCATAAATTGGAGCTGACACCAAAACAATACCCTG ATATTTGGAATAAAACAGGACCTGTTAAACTAATCAGATGGTCACCTGATAGCTGTGTTGTGATGGTGACCTGGGAATGTGGAGGCTTGTCCTTATGGAGTGTTTTTGGTGCTCAGCTTATCTGTACTTTAGGAGGTGATTTTGC GTATCAATCTGATGGTGCCAAAAAGGACCCTCTAAAGATCAGTTCCATG ACCTGGGGATCAGAAGGGTATCATCTCTGGGTTATTGATGGGAATTCTTCTTCAAACATGAAACCTGAAAGAGATGCAAATAATAAAGCTCAGCAGTTTGGTATTCTGCAGTTTCAGTTCATCAAGAGTGCCCTCACTGTTAATCCTTGTATG aGTAACCAGGAACAAGTCCTCCTTCAAGGAGAAGATCGCTTGTATTTGAACTGTGGAGATGCAACACAGGCTCAGAGTCCCAGAAATACTTCAGCACACTCTGAACATAACCATAGCAGGGAAAGAGGCCCATTTTCAGATGGCAGTTTAGATTCTCAGGGTTTAAGCACTTTACTAGGACACCGGCATTGGCATGTTGTACAG aTTCATAGTACATATCTAGAGAGCAACTGGCCTATAAGG ttttcagCTATTGACAAGCTTGGACAGAATGTAGCTGTTGTTGGCAAGTTTGGTTTTGCACATTATTCTTTACTCACCAAAAAATGGAAGCTGTTTGGAAACATTACCCAG gagcaaAATATGATGGTAACAGGTGGCTTAGCATGGTGGAATGACTTCATCGTTCTTGCATGTTATAATTTAAATGATCATCAAGAAGAG CTGAGAATCTACCTGCGAACGTCTAATCTTGACAATGCGTTTGCGCACATCACCAAAGTGCAAGCAGACACGTTACTACTGAGTGTCTTCCGGGACATTGTCATATTGTTCAGAGCAGATTGTTCCATTTGCCTTTACAGTATTGAGAGAAGGTCTGAGGG TCTTAACCCTACTGCCAGTATCCAAGTTCTTCAGGAAGTGTCCATGTCTCGGTACATTCCTCATCCTTTTCTTGTAGTGTCTGTTACATTGACATCAGTGAGGACAGAGACTGGCATAACCTTGAAGATGCCTCAGCAG GCTTGTGAAGCTGAAAGTATTATGCTTAACTTAGCAGGACAACTCATCATGTTGCAAAGGGATCGATCTGGACCCCAGATACGGGATAAAGATAATAATCCTAATCAAAGAAAGCAT ctGCCTTTTTGTGCTCCAGTTGTCCTAGCCCAGTCTGTTGAAAATGTATGGACTACTTGCAGGATTAACAAACAGAAACGCCACTTATTGGAGGCTCTGTGGCTCAGCTGTGGTGGGGCAGGTATGAAAGTCTGGCTTCCCCTGTTTCCCAGAGATCATCGAAAACCACATTCTTTTCTGTCAAGACGGATCATGCTGCCTTTCCACATCAACATATACCCATTGGCTGTTTTGTTTGAAGATGCCTTGGTTCTTGGTGCTGTTAATGACACTGTGCTCTATGACTGTTTATACACTCAAACCAGTGCTAGAGAACACTTGGaggttctctttcctttctccattgTGGAGAGAACCTCTCAGATCTACCTCCATCACATTTTACGCCAGCTCTTGGTTAGGAACCTCGGTGAACAAGCCTTGCTTTTGGCCCACTCCTGTGCCACATTACCATACTTTCCCCATGTACTAGAACTGATGCTTCATGAAGTGCTGGAAGAAGAAGCTACCTCGCGGGAACCCATTCCCGACCCTCTCCTTCCCACTGTGGCGAAGTTCATTACAGAGTTCCCCCTCTTCCTGCAGACAGTTGTTCATTGTGCTAGGAAGACAGAATATGCCCTGTGGAATTacctttttgctgctgttggaaACCCTAAGGACTTATTTGAAGAGTGCTTAATGGCCCAGGACTTGGACACAGCTGCCTCTTACCTTATTATCCTACAG AATATGGAAGTTCCAGCAGTTAGCAGACAACATGCTACTCTCCTATTTAATACTGCCTTAGAGCAGGGAAAGTGGGATCTTTGTCGTCATATGATTAGATTTCTTAAAGCCATTGGCTCTGGAGAAACAGAGACACCCCCAGCTACACCAACAACTCAG GAACCTAGTTCAAGTAGTGGCTTTGAATTCTTCAGGCATCGCAGCATTAGTTTATCCCAGTCAGCGGAGAATCTCCATAGCAAGTTTAATTTGACTAAAACACTGAGTATGCCTTCTGGCCCATCTGGAAAAAG GTGGAGCAAGGACAGTGACTGTGCTGAGAACATGTACATTGACATGATGCTGTGGCGGCACGCTCGGCGCCTGCTGGAAGAAATCAAGCTGAAAGACCTCGGCTGCTTTGCTGCACAGTTGGGCTTTGAGCTCATTGGCTGGTTGTGCAAGGAGAGAGCCAGAGCTGCCCATGTAGAGGATTTTGTGTTAGCTTTGAAAAAGCTACACAAGGATTTCCTTTGGCCATTTCCAGTCATACCAGCTTCATCCATTAATTCACCTTTCAAGAATGGGAAGTACAAAACAG ccATAGGGGAGCAACTGCTAAAATCTCAGTCTGCAGACACTTTTGTAAACATGGAAATGGATACAGGGGTTTCAAACACACCTCGGAGTCGCAGCTGGCTTGGGACTGTCAGCTGCTCCCAGAGAGAGATTGACACTGTTTCATCCCATGGACCACACATGCAAGATGCATTCCTTTCTCCTTTGCTAAGTAAAG